The following are encoded in a window of Streptomyces sp. SAT1 genomic DNA:
- a CDS encoding Fic family protein, with amino-acid sequence MSTTGATADPLATLGSLPGVAESVESVRKAVDRVYGHRIMRRRSNAVTSEAALRGARGSGALSGADWALEEVRRRTDFSGDDEARILGAALRLTAEAGQLLSVWRQSPLRVLARLHLVAAAGTEDSVGRPRQEGEGVDEPLIELAPPGASEVSGRLEGLSELIVAGSSAPALVTAAVVHGEILALRPFVSHNGLIARTAERIILVGSGLDPKSVCPAEVGHAELGRAAYRAALDGYVSGTPEGMAAWIAHCAGAVELGARESTAVCEALQRGAA; translated from the coding sequence ATGAGTACGACAGGCGCGACCGCTGATCCGCTCGCGACCCTGGGCTCCCTGCCCGGGGTGGCCGAGTCCGTGGAATCCGTGCGCAAGGCCGTGGACCGGGTCTACGGGCACCGGATCATGCGGCGCCGGAGCAACGCCGTCACCTCCGAGGCGGCGCTGCGCGGCGCGCGCGGCTCCGGGGCGCTGTCGGGGGCGGACTGGGCCCTGGAGGAAGTGCGTCGGCGCACCGACTTCAGCGGTGACGACGAGGCGCGCATCCTGGGAGCCGCGCTGCGGCTGACGGCCGAGGCCGGACAACTGCTGTCCGTCTGGCGGCAGTCGCCGCTCAGGGTGCTGGCCCGCCTGCATCTGGTGGCCGCCGCGGGTACGGAGGACTCCGTCGGCCGGCCGCGCCAGGAGGGCGAGGGCGTCGACGAACCGCTGATCGAGCTGGCGCCACCGGGCGCGTCCGAGGTCTCCGGCCGGCTGGAGGGGCTGTCCGAGCTGATCGTCGCGGGCAGTTCCGCACCGGCGCTGGTGACGGCGGCCGTGGTGCACGGCGAGATCCTGGCGCTGCGCCCCTTCGTCTCCCACAACGGCCTGATCGCCCGCACCGCGGAACGCATCATCCTGGTCGGCAGCGGCCTGGACCCGAAGTCGGTCTGCCCGGCGGAGGTCGGCCACGCCGAACTGGGCCGCGCGGCCTATCGGGCCGCCCTCGACGGCTATGTCTCGGGGACCCCGGAGGGCATGGCGGCCTGGATCGCCCACTGCGCCGGGGCGGTCGAGCTGGGTGCGCGGGAGTCGACGGCGGTGTGCGAGGCGCTCCAGCGCGGAGCGGCGTAG